A region from the Gallus gallus isolate bGalGal1 chromosome 25, bGalGal1.mat.broiler.GRCg7b, whole genome shotgun sequence genome encodes:
- the LOC426913 gene encoding feather keratin 1-like, which produces MSCFDLCRPCGPTPLANSCTEPCVRQCQDSRVVIQPSPVVVTLPGPILSSFPQNTAVGSSTSAAVGSILSEEGVPISSGGFGISGLGSRFSGRRCLPY; this is translated from the coding sequence ATGTCCTGCTTCGATCTGTGCCGTCCCTGTGGCCCAACCCCGCTGGCCAACAGCTGCACCGAGCCCTGTGTGCGCCAGTGCCAGGACTCCCGGGTGGTGATCCAGCCGTCTCCCGtggtggtgaccctgcctggacccatcctcagctccttcccccagaacaccgctgtgggctccagcacctctgctgctgttggcagtaTCCTGAGTGAGGAGGGAGTGCCTATCTCCTCTGGTGGCTTTGGCATCTCTGGCCTGGGCAGTCGCTTCTCTGGCAGGAGATGCCTGCCCTATTAA